From the Microcoleus sp. FACHB-672 genome, one window contains:
- a CDS encoding serine/threonine-protein kinase — MLLGRYRGIRLLGKGGFGKTFEIDDAGTSKVLKVLLTNYHKAVELFQREAEVLRHLDHPGIPKVESEGYFTWKPKNRLDPVHCLVMEKIAGENLEKWLRDQGNQPITTELAINWLKQLLEILAQVHQKQCLHRDIKPANIMLTPTGQLALIDFGAVREVTDTYLIKVEGQDVTQLVSRGYTPPEQYEGAAVFQSDFYALGRTFIHLLTGKHPCDPALKDPQSGEFNWRNHAPAVSKGLADLIDHLIAPSPQERPQNTQVILQELKACQSPWLRFIHKGKYFKFAALLLLGLLGIRLGLQKIAFEYNELGVQHYFDNQPTQALEKYNFALKLDPNYGEVYYNRGGIYEDLRDFERARIDYQAAAKAGVPEAYNNLARLYILNKDYTAAVDLIGQGMKLPDLTPNNKYTLHKNLGWARLGQQRYAEAQEQLQIAIDLAPESAAAHCLLAQVLEAQGEQKKALEEWKSCQRYALEGSSDEDTWKGMAEQRIKQAGKKK; from the coding sequence TTGCTTCTTGGGCGCTATCGGGGGATTAGGCTGTTAGGAAAAGGTGGTTTCGGCAAGACCTTTGAAATTGATGATGCCGGCACGTCAAAAGTTTTGAAAGTGCTACTCACAAATTATCACAAGGCTGTGGAATTATTTCAGCGGGAAGCAGAGGTGCTGAGGCACTTAGATCATCCGGGAATTCCGAAAGTGGAGTCTGAGGGATATTTCACTTGGAAACCCAAAAATAGGTTAGATCCAGTGCACTGTTTAGTCATGGAAAAAATTGCCGGTGAGAACTTGGAAAAATGGCTGCGAGATCAGGGAAATCAACCGATTACAACTGAGCTGGCAATTAACTGGTTAAAACAATTACTAGAAATCTTGGCCCAAGTCCATCAAAAGCAATGTTTGCATCGGGATATCAAGCCGGCAAACATTATGCTCACCCCAACTGGGCAATTAGCATTAATCGATTTTGGGGCAGTTCGAGAAGTTACAGATACTTATTTGATCAAGGTAGAAGGACAGGATGTTACACAGTTAGTTTCACGCGGCTACACCCCACCCGAACAGTACGAAGGTGCAGCGGTATTTCAATCAGATTTCTACGCACTCGGTCGCACTTTCATCCATTTATTAACCGGCAAACATCCGTGCGATCCTGCGCTAAAAGACCCACAATCAGGTGAATTCAATTGGCGAAATCATGCGCCGGCAGTCTCCAAAGGGCTGGCAGACTTAATTGATCATCTAATAGCTCCCTCTCCACAGGAACGCCCTCAAAATACGCAAGTAATTTTGCAAGAGTTGAAAGCTTGTCAATCTCCCTGGCTGCGTTTTATTCACAAAGGAAAATACTTTAAATTTGCCGCTTTGCTCCTGCTGGGATTACTTGGCATTCGGTTGGGGCTGCAGAAAATTGCTTTTGAATACAACGAACTCGGAGTGCAACATTACTTTGACAATCAGCCGACTCAGGCGCTTGAAAAGTATAATTTTGCACTAAAACTTGATCCGAACTATGGAGAAGTTTATTACAATCGAGGGGGGATTTATGAAGATTTGCGAGATTTTGAGCGTGCTCGTATCGATTACCAGGCTGCGGCAAAAGCTGGGGTTCCTGAAGCTTACAATAATCTCGCTCGTCTCTATATTTTAAATAAAGACTATACAGCAGCCGTCGATCTCATTGGGCAAGGAATGAAGCTGCCAGATCTCACCCCAAACAATAAATATACTTTGCACAAAAACCTGGGTTGGGCGAGACTAGGACAACAACGTTACGCAGAGGCTCAAGAACAACTTCAGATCGCCATAGATTTAGCGCCCGAAAGCGCTGCTGCTCATTGCCTGTTGGCTCAGGTATTAGAAGCTCAGGGCGAGCAAAAAAAAGCGCTAGAGGAGTGGAAAAGCTGTCAGCGTTATGCTTTAGAGGGTAGCTCTGATGAGGATACCTGGAAAGGAATGGCAGAGCAACGTATTAAACAAGCAGGAAAGAAAAAATGA
- a CDS encoding tetratricopeptide repeat protein, whose amino-acid sequence MTYPWKLYFILVVGLVLTPALRGIASVGAPSGSENQYLAQTAIPEQPQRRGGSTIPPRGDTNTLIPYIISPRNTLLLTDKPVLRWNASPGATSYLVSVKTDQGELIWETQVETTEVVYPGEPALKSGVNYLVTVSADNDRSSEEEEEEVSELQFRLLDEAERLPVQTEIEQLETQGLAGTEKALALSKVYIKHNLKAEAIDTLEELLAGGTQQTDVYHSLGEQYMGIGLLLKAESSLLKAVELATASSDREQEAVLKAELGGISAELGKNKEAVRWLTEAHNSYKAMGNMERAKELEEQLKAINL is encoded by the coding sequence ATGACATATCCGTGGAAATTATATTTTATCCTCGTTGTCGGCTTAGTGCTGACACCGGCACTACGGGGAATCGCTAGCGTTGGCGCACCGTCTGGGAGCGAAAACCAATATTTGGCCCAAACCGCCATACCCGAACAACCGCAACGCCGGGGAGGTTCTACAATTCCTCCTCGCGGGGATACTAACACCTTAATTCCGTACATTATCAGCCCTCGCAATACGCTGTTGCTGACTGACAAGCCGGTGTTGCGCTGGAATGCCTCTCCCGGTGCGACAAGTTATTTGGTAAGCGTCAAGACTGATCAAGGTGAGCTGATTTGGGAGACACAGGTGGAGACAACTGAGGTTGTTTATCCTGGGGAACCGGCTTTGAAATCGGGTGTGAACTATTTAGTTACAGTGAGTGCCGATAACGATCGCTCCTCAGAGGAGGAAGAGGAAGAGGTCAGCGAATTGCAATTCAGGTTGCTAGATGAAGCGGAACGGCTGCCGGTGCAAACCGAGATCGAACAACTCGAAACTCAGGGGCTAGCCGGCACAGAAAAAGCCTTAGCTTTATCTAAAGTTTACATTAAACACAACCTGAAAGCTGAAGCAATTGATACGCTAGAAGAACTGCTAGCCGGTGGGACTCAACAAACAGACGTTTACCACTCGCTGGGTGAGCAATATATGGGAATCGGACTGCTTCTTAAAGCTGAGTCAAGTTTGCTAAAGGCGGTTGAATTGGCAACAGCATCGAGTGATCGTGAACAGGAAGCCGTCCTGAAAGCTGAGTTAGGAGGAATCAGTGCTGAACTAGGTAAAAATAAAGAGGCCGTCCGCTGGTTAACTGAGGCACACAATAGCTATAAAGCGATGGGAAATATGGAACGGGCGAAGGAACTTGAGGAACAGTTGAAAGCAATAAATTTGTGA